In the genome of Nocardioides marmoribigeumensis, one region contains:
- a CDS encoding flavodoxin family protein, whose product MPDTAHTDLSPRVLVLVCTLKKSPAPSSAEKLGTQLLDEMRGRGATGEVVRVVDHDVRFGVSTDEGDGDEWPAIRQKMLDADVLVLATPIWLGQPSSVAKLVMERLDAEISETDDEGRLLTFGKVAAVVAVGNEDGAHHVVAEALQALNDTGFSVAANTGVYWVGEAMHGTDYNDLDETPEAVASTLQTAALNTVHLARLLAGNPYPAP is encoded by the coding sequence ATGCCCGACACCGCGCACACCGACCTCAGTCCCCGCGTCCTCGTCCTCGTCTGCACGCTGAAGAAGTCCCCGGCGCCGTCGAGCGCGGAGAAGCTCGGCACCCAGCTGCTCGACGAGATGCGCGGCCGCGGCGCCACCGGCGAGGTCGTGCGGGTGGTCGACCACGACGTCCGCTTCGGCGTCTCGACCGACGAGGGCGACGGCGACGAGTGGCCGGCGATCCGGCAGAAGATGCTCGACGCCGACGTCCTGGTCCTCGCGACCCCGATCTGGCTGGGCCAGCCGTCCTCCGTCGCCAAGCTGGTGATGGAACGGCTCGACGCCGAGATCTCCGAGACCGACGACGAGGGCCGCCTGCTCACGTTCGGCAAGGTCGCCGCCGTCGTGGCGGTGGGCAACGAGGACGGCGCCCACCACGTCGTCGCGGAGGCCCTGCAGGCGCTCAACGACACGGGCTTCTCCGTCGCGGCCAACACCGGCGTCTACTGGGTCGGCGAGGCGATGCACGGGACGGACTACAACGACCTCGACGAGACCCCCGAGGCGGTCGCCTCGACGCTGCAGACCGCGGCCCTCAACACCGTCCACCTGGCGCGACTCCTGGCCGGCAACCCCTACCCCGCCCCCTGA
- a CDS encoding response regulator transcription factor, with amino-acid sequence MHVVVVDDEERIVTLLTRYLAERGITTTACHDGPSGLAAARRGDADAMVLDLMLPGLSGLEVCRTLRAEGNDLPVLLLTARGTLDERVAGLGEGADDYLVKPFALEEVHARLQAITRRRAPREDDHLRVGALVLDPDGHRLWVAGTETEVPRREFAMLRTLMESPGRAVSRDRLFDEVWDDDTDISSNALDVTVSRLRQRVEGGGVEIRTVRGVGYRLETTR; translated from the coding sequence GTGCACGTGGTGGTGGTCGACGACGAGGAGCGCATCGTCACGCTGCTGACCCGCTACCTCGCCGAGCGCGGGATCACCACCACCGCCTGCCACGACGGGCCGTCGGGCCTGGCCGCTGCCCGCCGGGGCGACGCCGACGCGATGGTGCTCGACCTGATGCTGCCGGGCCTGTCGGGGCTCGAGGTGTGCCGCACGCTCCGGGCCGAGGGCAACGACCTGCCCGTCCTGCTGCTCACCGCCCGGGGCACCCTCGACGAGCGGGTGGCCGGGCTGGGCGAGGGGGCCGACGACTACCTGGTCAAGCCCTTCGCGCTCGAGGAGGTGCACGCCCGCCTCCAGGCGATCACCCGGCGCCGCGCGCCGCGCGAGGACGACCACCTGCGGGTCGGTGCGCTCGTGCTCGACCCCGACGGCCACCGGCTGTGGGTCGCCGGCACCGAGACCGAGGTCCCGCGGCGCGAGTTCGCGATGCTGCGCACGCTCATGGAGTCCCCGGGGCGCGCGGTCAGCCGGGACCGGCTCTTCGACGAGGTCTGGGACGACGACACCGACATCAGCAGCAACGCCCTCGACGTGACCGTCTCGCGGCTGCGGCAGCGCGTCGAGGGCGGCGGCGTCGAGATTCGGACGGTGCGCGGCGTCGGCTACCGGCTCGAGACGACCCGGTGA
- a CDS encoding RimK family alpha-L-glutamate ligase produces MKIAILSRAYRSYSTQRLRTAALDRGHQVKVLDTLRFGIDLSGDEPDLQFRGKHLSTYDAILPRIGNSITYFGTAVVRQFEQMDVYTPNTSWGIANSRDKLRASQILMRHEIPMPATTFVRDRADVIPAIERVGGAPVVIKLLEGTQGIGVILAPDLKVAEAIIETLQSTRQNVLIQRFVTESKGRDIRALVVGDRVVAAMRRVAKGDEFRSNVHRGGSVERVHLDPEFERTAVRSAQIMGLRVAGVDMLEGDDGPLVMEVNSSPGLEGIERATELDVAGAIIDHIDNQVAFPEIDVRQRLTVSTGYGVAEILVQEASDMVGHTLKDSGLRERDISVLTLQRGTSVFPNPNGRRVLEAGDRLLCFGKLEEMRSMIPSRRKRPKRVKKLPAEPIHDRQDS; encoded by the coding sequence ATGAAGATCGCGATCCTGTCCCGTGCGTACCGCTCGTACAGTACGCAGCGCCTGCGGACCGCCGCCCTCGACCGGGGGCACCAGGTCAAGGTGCTCGACACCCTCCGCTTCGGGATCGACCTGTCCGGCGACGAGCCGGACCTGCAGTTCCGCGGCAAGCACCTGTCGACGTACGACGCGATCCTGCCCCGCATCGGCAACTCGATCACCTACTTCGGCACCGCCGTCGTCCGGCAGTTCGAGCAGATGGACGTCTACACCCCCAACACCTCGTGGGGCATCGCCAACTCGCGCGACAAGCTGCGCGCCTCCCAGATCCTCATGCGCCACGAGATCCCGATGCCGGCGACGACGTTCGTGCGTGACCGGGCCGACGTGATCCCCGCGATCGAGCGGGTCGGGGGCGCCCCGGTCGTGATCAAGCTGCTCGAGGGCACCCAGGGGATCGGCGTGATCCTGGCGCCCGACCTCAAGGTCGCCGAGGCGATCATCGAGACGCTGCAGAGCACACGGCAGAACGTCCTGATCCAGCGCTTCGTCACCGAGAGCAAGGGCCGCGACATCCGTGCGCTGGTCGTGGGTGACCGCGTGGTGGCCGCGATGCGCCGGGTCGCCAAGGGCGACGAGTTCCGCTCCAACGTGCACCGTGGCGGCTCGGTCGAGCGGGTGCACCTCGACCCCGAGTTCGAGCGCACCGCGGTGCGGTCGGCCCAGATCATGGGCCTGCGCGTCGCAGGCGTCGACATGCTCGAGGGCGACGACGGCCCCCTGGTGATGGAGGTCAACTCCTCCCCGGGCCTGGAGGGCATCGAGCGCGCCACCGAGCTCGACGTCGCCGGCGCGATCATCGACCACATCGACAACCAGGTGGCCTTCCCCGAGATCGACGTGCGCCAGCGGCTCACGGTCTCCACCGGCTACGGCGTGGCGGAGATCCTCGTCCAGGAGGCCTCCGACATGGTCGGCCACACCCTCAAGGACTCGGGCCTGCGCGAGCGCGACATCAGCGTGCTCACGCTCCAGCGCGGCACCTCGGTCTTCCCCAACCCCAACGGGCGCCGCGTGCTCGAGGCGGGCGACCGGCTGCTGTGCTTCGGCAAGCTCGAGGAGATGCGCTCGATGATCCCCAGCCGCCGCAAGCGGCCCAAGCGGGTCAAGAAGCTCCCGGCCGAGCCGATCCACGACCGCCAGGACTCCTGA
- a CDS encoding succinylglutamate desuccinylase/aspartoacylase family protein has product MPRPSFEIGTVRVRPGSEKSVTLPITRLVTGADVDLPIRVVHGKHDGPVVWVDAAIHGDEAVGVEVIRQVLAGLDPKTLRGTLIAIPIVNVLGFMTGSRYLPDRRDLNRSFPGSPRGSLAARIAHLMMEQVVAKCSVGIDLHTGSDRRSNLPQVRADLEDPETRRLAAAFASPVMLHAPLRDGSLRSAARERGAKVLLYEAGEAWRMDEWAIGAGVLGVRRVLAALGMTDPVAEDEPAPSTACHRSGWVRSRGTGMIHLDVELGRHVEKGERLGGLFDSFGKRVRLVHADRDGIVIGRTEAPVVNRGDAVVHIAEVTEVTEVTGPAEG; this is encoded by the coding sequence ATGCCGCGGCCCTCCTTCGAGATCGGCACCGTCCGGGTCCGTCCCGGGTCCGAGAAGTCGGTGACCCTGCCGATCACCCGCCTGGTCACCGGCGCCGACGTGGACCTGCCGATCCGCGTGGTGCACGGCAAGCACGACGGGCCGGTCGTCTGGGTCGACGCCGCCATCCACGGCGACGAGGCGGTCGGCGTCGAGGTGATCCGCCAGGTCCTCGCAGGGCTCGACCCCAAGACGCTGCGGGGCACGCTCATCGCGATCCCGATCGTCAACGTGCTCGGCTTCATGACCGGCAGCCGCTACCTGCCCGACCGCCGCGACCTCAACCGGTCCTTCCCCGGGTCCCCGCGCGGGTCACTGGCCGCCCGCATCGCGCACCTGATGATGGAGCAGGTGGTCGCCAAGTGCAGCGTCGGCATCGACCTGCACACCGGGTCCGACCGGCGCAGCAACCTCCCGCAGGTCCGGGCCGACCTGGAGGACCCCGAGACCCGCCGTCTCGCCGCCGCCTTCGCCTCCCCGGTCATGCTGCACGCGCCCCTGCGCGACGGGTCGCTGCGCAGCGCCGCCCGCGAGCGTGGCGCCAAGGTCCTGCTCTACGAGGCCGGGGAGGCCTGGCGCATGGACGAGTGGGCGATCGGCGCCGGCGTCCTCGGCGTACGACGGGTGCTCGCCGCGCTCGGCATGACCGACCCCGTGGCCGAGGACGAGCCGGCACCGTCCACCGCGTGCCACCGCAGCGGGTGGGTGCGCTCCCGCGGCACCGGCATGATCCACCTCGACGTCGAGCTGGGGCGGCACGTGGAGAAGGGCGAGCGGCTCGGGGGGCTCTTCGACTCCTTCGGCAAGCGGGTCCGGCTGGTCCACGCCGACCGCGACGGCATCGTCATCGGGCGCACCGAGGCCCCGGTGGTGAACCGCGGCGACGCGGTCGTCCACATCGCCGAGGTCACCGAGGTCACCGAGGTCACCGGGCCGGCCGAGGGCTGA
- a CDS encoding VTC domain-containing protein: protein MSDLDLTAPAPLSLEAVTGTASALTRVDRKYVVPVAVAQHLVEELAGSAGVLEIAGRRTTSYLTTYLDTARLTSCREHLQRRRRRWKVRERVYVEDGLRRLEVKLRVGDGRTVKHLSPLAPVREGSGPLLEEDLPTLEGSLGAAGHVVAARTLRPTVTVSYERATLADLDSGTRVTLDTGVVSRLGDGQVWLDPSMVIVETKGHTRPGTADRLLVGAGHRPLALSKYVSAAALLRDDLADNDLRRLRGTVLHVGRDRDRVAS, encoded by the coding sequence ATGAGTGACCTCGACCTGACCGCGCCCGCGCCGCTGTCGCTGGAGGCCGTCACCGGCACCGCGTCCGCGCTGACCCGCGTCGACCGGAAGTACGTCGTCCCGGTCGCCGTGGCGCAGCACCTCGTCGAGGAGCTGGCGGGCAGCGCCGGGGTGCTCGAGATCGCCGGACGGCGCACGACGTCGTACCTCACCACCTACCTGGACACCGCGCGCCTGACCTCCTGCCGCGAGCACCTGCAGCGCCGCCGCCGGCGGTGGAAGGTCCGCGAGCGCGTGTACGTCGAGGACGGGCTGCGGCGTCTCGAGGTCAAGCTGCGCGTGGGGGACGGCCGCACGGTCAAGCACCTCTCGCCGCTGGCCCCCGTGCGCGAGGGCTCCGGCCCGCTGCTGGAGGAGGACCTGCCGACGCTCGAGGGCTCGCTCGGCGCGGCCGGCCACGTCGTCGCCGCCCGGACGCTGCGCCCGACGGTGACGGTCTCCTACGAGCGCGCCACCCTCGCCGACCTCGACTCCGGCACGCGCGTCACCCTCGACACCGGTGTCGTCAGCCGGCTCGGTGACGGTCAGGTCTGGCTCGACCCGTCGATGGTGATCGTCGAGACCAAGGGCCACACACGGCCGGGGACCGCCGACCGCCTGCTCGTGGGCGCCGGACACCGTCCGCTCGCGCTGAGCAAGTACGTCTCGGCCGCCGCGCTGCTGCGCGATGACCTGGCCGACAACGACCTGCGACGGCTGCGTGGCACCGTCCTGCACGTCGGTCGCGACCGGGACCGGGTGGCGTCGTGA
- a CDS encoding phytoene desaturase family protein: protein MTQGSEAPSSRSYDAVVVGAGPNGLVAANHLADAGWSVLLLEAQPEVGGAVHSDRELHPDYVQDTFSAFYPLGVASPALQSLHLERHGLEWSHAPAVLGHARPDAEWAMLLRDRHRTAELMEAQSPGDGEAWLELSHTWDVIGEQVVGALLTPFPPVRHGSAALVKVARGGGLGLVKELLTPAQSLGKRFSGEAPGLLLAGNAGHADIPLTSPGSGLLGMLLTFVGQQVGYPVPVGGAGELAAALARRFESLGGEIRCRTRVDHVDVERGRAVGVRTADGERIGARRAVCADVLASHLYGGLVAPGDVPRRVAREMRSFELDPGTVKVDWALDGPVPWTVPPPHAPGTVHVADSVSQMGEALGQVAAGIIPADPFMLMGQMTTSDPTRSPAGTESAWAYAHVPHGESPDAGDGGVRGVWDHDDCERFGDRMQARIERLAPGFGSRVVARRVLGPRELEARDANLVGGALNGGTSQLHQQLVFRPVPGAGRAETGIAGLYLASASAHPGGGVHGACGMNAARAALAHARLTPWRR from the coding sequence GTGACCCAGGGCTCCGAGGCACCGTCGTCGCGGTCGTACGACGCGGTCGTCGTCGGCGCGGGCCCCAACGGCCTCGTCGCGGCCAACCACCTCGCCGACGCCGGGTGGTCGGTGCTCCTCCTCGAGGCCCAGCCGGAGGTCGGCGGTGCGGTGCACAGCGACCGCGAGCTGCACCCCGACTACGTCCAGGACACGTTCTCCGCGTTCTACCCCTTGGGGGTGGCCTCCCCGGCCCTGCAGTCGCTCCACCTCGAGCGGCACGGGCTGGAGTGGTCGCACGCGCCGGCCGTGCTCGGCCACGCCCGGCCGGACGCGGAGTGGGCGATGCTGCTGCGCGACCGGCACCGGACGGCCGAGCTGATGGAGGCGCAGTCCCCCGGGGACGGCGAGGCCTGGCTCGAGCTCAGCCACACCTGGGACGTGATCGGCGAGCAGGTCGTCGGGGCCCTGCTCACACCGTTCCCGCCCGTGCGCCACGGCTCGGCCGCGCTCGTCAAGGTGGCCCGCGGCGGCGGACTCGGCCTGGTCAAGGAGCTGCTCACCCCGGCCCAGAGCCTCGGCAAGCGCTTCAGCGGCGAGGCCCCCGGCCTGCTGCTGGCCGGCAACGCCGGCCACGCCGACATCCCGCTCACCTCACCGGGCTCGGGGCTGCTGGGGATGCTCCTCACCTTCGTCGGCCAGCAGGTCGGCTACCCCGTCCCGGTCGGCGGCGCGGGAGAGCTCGCGGCCGCGCTGGCGCGCCGCTTCGAGTCGCTGGGCGGCGAGATCCGCTGCCGCACGCGGGTGGACCACGTCGACGTCGAGCGGGGCCGCGCGGTCGGGGTGCGCACCGCCGACGGCGAGCGCATCGGCGCGCGCAGGGCGGTCTGCGCCGACGTCCTCGCCTCGCACCTGTACGGCGGGCTCGTCGCCCCGGGCGACGTGCCCCGGCGGGTGGCGCGCGAGATGCGCAGCTTCGAGCTCGACCCCGGCACGGTCAAGGTGGACTGGGCCCTCGACGGGCCGGTCCCCTGGACCGTCCCGCCCCCGCACGCCCCCGGCACCGTCCACGTCGCCGACTCGGTGTCCCAGATGGGCGAGGCGCTCGGGCAGGTCGCGGCCGGCATCATCCCGGCCGACCCGTTCATGCTGATGGGCCAGATGACCACCAGCGACCCCACCCGGTCACCGGCGGGCACCGAGTCCGCGTGGGCCTACGCCCACGTCCCCCACGGCGAGTCGCCGGACGCCGGCGACGGCGGGGTCCGTGGTGTGTGGGACCACGACGACTGCGAGCGCTTCGGCGATCGCATGCAGGCCCGCATCGAGCGGCTCGCCCCCGGGTTCGGCTCGCGCGTGGTCGCCCGTCGCGTGCTCGGGCCGCGCGAGCTCGAGGCCCGCGACGCCAACCTGGTCGGCGGCGCCCTCAACGGCGGCACCTCGCAGCTGCACCAGCAGCTGGTGTTCCGACCCGTCCCCGGGGCGGGGCGGGCAGAGACCGGGATCGCCGGCCTCTACCTCGCCTCCGCCTCCGCGCACCCCGGTGGCGGGGTCCATGGCGCGTGCGGCATGAACGCCGCGCGTGCGGCGCTCGCCCACGCGAGGCTCACCCCGTGGCGGCGCTGA
- a CDS encoding ATP-dependent zinc protease family protein translates to MTDHTVVGWREWVSLPGVGVPWIKAKIDTGARTSAIHAFDQQEIDHNGERWVRFSVHPWQATDEDAVTVECPLVEMRTVRSSSGHAEERPLVRVDLTLSGRTVTAEVTLSRRDEMGFRMLVGREALEQGFLVDPALSYAGGRPRLAVRRRNRGR, encoded by the coding sequence ATGACGGACCACACCGTGGTCGGCTGGCGGGAGTGGGTGTCGCTGCCGGGCGTGGGCGTCCCCTGGATCAAGGCCAAGATCGACACCGGCGCCCGGACCTCGGCGATCCACGCCTTCGACCAGCAGGAGATCGACCATAACGGGGAGCGGTGGGTGCGCTTCTCGGTGCACCCCTGGCAGGCCACCGACGAGGACGCGGTCACGGTCGAGTGCCCGCTGGTGGAGATGCGGACGGTGCGGTCCTCGTCCGGTCACGCGGAAGAGCGTCCCCTCGTGCGTGTGGACCTAACCCTGTCGGGCAGGACGGTGACGGCTGAGGTGACGTTGAGCAGGCGGGACGAGATGGGGTTCAGGATGCTGGTGGGTCGAGAGGCGCTGGAGCAGGGCTTCCTCGTGGACCCGGCGCTCAGCTACGCGGGCGGGCGTCCCCGCCTCGCCGTACGCCGGCGCAACCGGGGACGCTGA
- a CDS encoding sensor histidine kinase: MSRLAERTIVTRLVLAVTAAMSVVLLVSGAVVWWRVSFALDRQVDRDLTAYSDVVAGDVRLGHAPPTGTPGLVHQVYDVDGRLISGDAGHRLLRRSEVRAAAVGEEVRREIGSLLPPSDRAQRVRGLRVDTPVGTRVLAVAADRRGHDEALRELLLQLLLAGLAVLAAASYAAYRTAHGALRPVERYRAAAEAADPDQQVALPVPRRRDDEVTRLGHTLNHLLARIASAHEQQRAFLADAAHELRSPLTVMKTDLEWVRGHADDPVEVEESLASLAIQVDRLVELSDLLLDLEEVRAAPAPHEDADVAEVARRVVDRLAPQAHRADRELGLRVHGPARARCDPLRLELALGNLVTNALTHGEGDVTVTVTGHAADVLLEVHDEGPGFPPEFVDRAFDRFARADESRSTRGSGLGLALVRAVADLHGGQASASGSTVRLTVPR; encoded by the coding sequence GTGAGCCGGCTCGCCGAGCGGACGATCGTCACCCGGCTGGTCTTGGCCGTGACGGCGGCGATGTCGGTGGTGCTGCTGGTCTCCGGGGCGGTGGTGTGGTGGCGCGTCTCCTTCGCGCTGGACCGGCAGGTCGACCGCGACCTCACGGCCTACTCCGACGTCGTGGCCGGCGACGTGCGCCTCGGCCACGCCCCGCCGACCGGGACCCCGGGCCTGGTCCACCAGGTCTACGACGTCGACGGCCGGCTGATCTCGGGCGACGCCGGCCACCGGCTGCTCCGCCGCTCCGAGGTGCGTGCGGCCGCCGTCGGTGAGGAGGTACGCCGGGAGATCGGCTCCCTGCTCCCCCCGTCCGACCGCGCCCAGCGGGTGCGCGGCCTCCGGGTCGACACGCCCGTCGGCACGCGGGTGCTCGCCGTCGCCGCCGACCGGCGGGGGCACGACGAGGCGCTGCGCGAGCTGCTGCTCCAGCTGCTGCTCGCGGGGCTCGCGGTGCTGGCCGCGGCGTCCTACGCGGCCTACCGCACGGCCCACGGCGCGCTGCGCCCGGTCGAGCGCTACCGCGCCGCGGCGGAGGCGGCCGACCCGGACCAGCAGGTCGCGCTGCCGGTCCCGCGCCGCCGCGACGACGAGGTCACCCGCCTCGGCCACACCCTCAACCACCTGCTCGCCCGCATCGCGTCGGCGCACGAGCAGCAGCGGGCGTTCCTGGCCGACGCGGCCCACGAGCTCCGCTCGCCGCTGACCGTGATGAAGACCGACCTGGAGTGGGTCCGCGGCCACGCCGACGACCCGGTCGAGGTGGAGGAGTCCCTTGCCTCGTTGGCGATCCAGGTCGACCGGCTGGTCGAGCTGTCCGACCTGCTGCTCGACCTGGAGGAGGTCCGCGCGGCCCCCGCCCCCCACGAGGACGCCGACGTCGCGGAGGTCGCGCGACGCGTCGTCGACCGCCTCGCGCCGCAGGCCCACCGCGCCGACCGCGAGCTGGGGCTGCGGGTGCACGGGCCGGCACGTGCGCGGTGCGACCCCCTGCGGCTCGAGCTGGCCCTCGGCAACCTGGTGACCAACGCGCTGACCCACGGCGAGGGGGACGTGACGGTCACCGTGACCGGGCACGCCGCCGACGTGCTGCTCGAGGTCCACGACGAGGGTCCGGGCTTCCCCCCGGAGTTCGTCGACCGCGCGTTCGACCGGTTCGCCCGCGCCGACGAGAGCCGCTCGACCCGTGGCTCCGGGCTCGGGCTGGCCCTGGTGCGGGCGGTCGCCGACCTCCACGGCGGGCAGGCCTCCGCCTCCGGGTCGACGGTGCGCCTGACGGTGCCGCGCTGA
- a CDS encoding SRPBCC family protein, which translates to MATNTRDIAATPDQVWDVLSDGWLYPLWVVGATRMRDVDDTWPAAGSALHHSVGAWPLVVDDETRVLECRPGKELRLRAKAWPGGEAEVRIELEAHGERTRVAIHEKSVSGPGSLLPEPLEAPLMKLRNAETLNRLAHVVEGRAARTLTSSHEHP; encoded by the coding sequence ATGGCCACCAACACACGCGACATCGCGGCGACCCCCGACCAGGTCTGGGACGTCCTCTCCGACGGCTGGCTCTACCCGTTGTGGGTTGTCGGAGCGACAAGAATGCGGGACGTCGACGACACCTGGCCCGCTGCGGGCTCCGCCCTGCACCACTCCGTCGGCGCCTGGCCGCTCGTCGTCGACGACGAGACCCGGGTGCTCGAGTGCCGCCCCGGCAAGGAGCTCCGGCTGCGGGCCAAGGCCTGGCCCGGCGGTGAGGCCGAGGTCCGGATCGAGCTCGAGGCCCACGGCGAGCGCACCCGCGTCGCGATCCACGAGAAGTCCGTCTCCGGCCCCGGGAGCCTGCTGCCCGAGCCGCTGGAGGCACCGCTGATGAAGCTCCGCAACGCGGAGACCCTCAACCGTCTCGCGCACGTCGTCGAGGGCCGGGCCGCCCGCACGCTCACCTCCTCGCACGAGCACCCGTGA
- a CDS encoding DUF4956 domain-containing protein, with amino-acid sequence MSLIAAIPHGSSAEAVGRLGLDVLAMVALVQVLYRRRPSAPEMALVLAVLNVGLFAAVQAIASGDFSTGVGFGLFGLLSLVRLRSAAFSLREMAYTFAALVLGLVNGLAGVPPLVVLLLDLLLLGAILVTDAGTGARTSRTMRVTLDQVFPDLTAASAAVESRLGVRPIGIAVTDVDYVRETTRVWVRYEVDPSMGSVPELVGVEAGDE; translated from the coding sequence ATGTCCCTGATCGCCGCAATTCCCCACGGCTCGTCGGCCGAGGCCGTCGGCCGGCTGGGCCTGGACGTCCTCGCGATGGTCGCCCTCGTCCAGGTGCTCTACCGGCGCCGCCCCTCCGCCCCCGAGATGGCGCTCGTGCTCGCTGTGCTCAACGTCGGGCTCTTCGCCGCCGTGCAGGCGATCGCCTCGGGCGACTTCTCGACCGGCGTCGGGTTCGGCCTCTTCGGCCTGCTCAGCCTGGTCCGGCTGCGCAGCGCGGCGTTCTCCCTGCGCGAGATGGCCTACACCTTCGCCGCGCTCGTCCTCGGCCTGGTCAACGGGCTGGCCGGCGTGCCGCCGCTGGTCGTGCTGCTGCTCGACCTCCTGCTCCTCGGCGCCATCCTCGTGACCGACGCCGGGACCGGCGCCCGCACCTCGCGGACCATGCGGGTCACGCTCGACCAGGTCTTCCCCGACCTCACCGCGGCCTCCGCGGCGGTCGAGAGCCGCCTCGGCGTGCGGCCGATCGGGATCGCGGTGACCGACGTCGACTACGTGCGCGAGACCACGCGGGTCTGGGTGCGCTACGAGGTCGACCCGTCGATGGGCTCCGTGCCCGAGCTGGTCGGGGTGGAGGCCGGAGATGAGTGA